A single genomic interval of Salinarchaeum sp. IM2453 harbors:
- a CDS encoding archaea-specific SMC-related protein: MWLVDIENIAGIQQGVVEISPGVNVIQASNFQGKSSLLMALRTVTGITTLSDESHPLTESKQEGKVTLSTGSKEYTISLGRDETETVTLSGHPVLSSEQDKICAQLFGFLGENNPIRSAVRSKDNDRLTELLIKPLDVADIDERIEQLQDERQAVDTKIRRLEGSVDAIPELQKEIAEIESDLSELTNKEQQLTQQVEEDHAQEELREKITSKESRLDSKQRRLSRINRKISTYTEQIKSKQQELNKIEVPTEEEVSKEQVQEYQDQIDELELQISLLEELYRSNREIIDEGQVHLLSEIDRSITEDRFECWICGSETTENNVDGRLEQIQQKIDEIKAKKVEVTEEIEEIEKAKQQRERVMRKQQQLEQEIEELEFERREQQQHKDTLQSEIENLKLEIEELKAEYEKEQDEIQQELTRVQRKIGSQERTLTEKQDRLEGLRKQKRELEELQKKRSNIASQLSELRGKKEAKETELKEQFDKAMGEIIERFVPGFDNARLNRKVDTQGNTNQFEIIVARNGRETSLDRLSEGEVELIGIVTALAGYRTFSVNDRIPIIALDGIGQLAAEHIKHLTEYLTTAADVVITTAYPEAGEFSGNIITPDNWKTVTASAVKSSQ; encoded by the coding sequence ATGTGGTTAGTTGACATTGAAAATATCGCTGGGATACAACAGGGTGTTGTGGAAATTTCTCCCGGAGTCAATGTTATTCAGGCGTCAAATTTCCAGGGAAAGTCTAGTTTATTGATGGCACTGCGAACAGTTACAGGTATTACGACGCTATCTGATGAATCACACCCGCTAACAGAAAGCAAGCAAGAGGGGAAAGTAACACTATCTACAGGAAGCAAAGAATATACGATTTCTCTTGGACGTGATGAAACAGAGACAGTGACGCTGTCGGGGCACCCTGTATTGTCCAGTGAACAAGATAAAATCTGCGCACAATTGTTTGGGTTCCTTGGTGAGAACAACCCGATTAGAAGCGCTGTTCGATCAAAGGACAATGATCGGTTGACAGAGCTATTGATTAAGCCACTGGATGTCGCCGATATTGATGAGAGGATTGAACAGCTACAGGATGAGCGGCAGGCAGTTGATACGAAAATTCGACGGCTAGAAGGATCCGTTGATGCAATTCCTGAGTTGCAAAAGGAGATCGCTGAGATTGAAAGTGATCTAAGTGAATTAACCAATAAAGAGCAGCAGCTTACACAACAGGTTGAGGAAGACCATGCACAGGAAGAGCTACGCGAAAAGATTACTAGCAAAGAATCAAGACTTGACTCGAAACAGCGACGCCTTAGTCGAATAAATAGAAAGATTTCAACATATACAGAGCAGATTAAGTCAAAACAACAGGAGTTGAATAAGATAGAGGTACCTACCGAAGAAGAAGTGAGTAAAGAACAGGTTCAAGAATATCAGGATCAGATTGACGAACTTGAACTACAGATATCACTTTTAGAGGAGTTATATCGATCAAACCGAGAGATCATTGATGAAGGGCAGGTCCACTTACTGTCGGAAATAGACCGGTCAATTACAGAAGATAGGTTTGAATGCTGGATCTGTGGGTCGGAAACAACAGAAAACAATGTAGATGGACGGTTAGAACAGATTCAGCAGAAGATAGATGAAATAAAGGCAAAGAAGGTTGAAGTTACAGAAGAAATTGAAGAGATTGAAAAAGCAAAGCAGCAGAGAGAACGTGTGATGAGAAAGCAGCAGCAACTTGAACAGGAAATAGAGGAATTAGAGTTTGAGCGGAGAGAACAACAGCAGCACAAAGACACCCTCCAGTCAGAAATTGAAAACCTCAAATTAGAGATAGAGGAATTAAAAGCGGAATATGAGAAAGAGCAGGATGAAATTCAGCAGGAATTAACACGTGTGCAACGAAAAATTGGTTCCCAAGAGCGAACTCTGACAGAGAAACAAGACCGGCTTGAGGGCCTAAGAAAACAAAAGAGGGAACTAGAAGAATTACAGAAAAAGCGAAGTAATATAGCCAGCCAGTTATCTGAATTACGGGGGAAAAAAGAGGCAAAAGAAACAGAATTGAAAGAACAGTTCGATAAAGCAATGGGAGAGATTATTGAACGGTTTGTTCCGGGATTTGATAACGCTCGGCTGAATCGAAAAGTAGACACACAAGGCAACACAAATCAATTTGAAATTATCGTTGCCCGTAACGGCCGGGAAACATCGTTAGATCGACTGAGTGAGGGAGAAGTAGAGCTAATTGGGATTGTGACTGCGCTGGCTGGTTACCGGACATTCAGTGTTAATGATCGAATTCCTATCATTGCACTTGATGGAATTGGGCAGCTTGCCGCAGAGCACATTAAACATCTTACAGAATATCTCACCACAGCAGCAGACGTAGTTATTACAACTGCATATCCTGAAGCCGGAGAATTCTCTGGAAACATTATTACTCCAGACAACTGGAAAACAGTCACTGCTTCCGCTGTCAAGTCCTCACAATAG
- a CDS encoding IclR family transcriptional regulator: protein MKDNTGRKLSTVSTAVHVLEALRDLEGAGVTELANHLELSKAAVHGHLSTLRDEQLVVKRGDDYHLSYHFVTLGEYVKNQSDLYTAGKERVNGLAEDTGEFAHLMTEQFGYGVHLFKSQGDQAVGEPYHIRNLQRRDYLHYSAAGKAILSRLPTERIRSIIAERGLPQRTENTITSESELLDQLETIRERGYAFNDEEEIDGLRAVAAPIDTDSLDTVGAISLSAPISRFSGQYYRDEIPEMIMHAANLIELDIETTNK, encoded by the coding sequence ATGAAAGATAACACTGGTCGAAAGCTCAGCACGGTTTCAACTGCTGTTCATGTTCTTGAGGCCCTACGAGATTTGGAGGGTGCTGGTGTCACAGAACTTGCCAATCACTTGGAACTATCAAAAGCAGCTGTACACGGCCATCTTTCTACCCTCCGTGACGAACAGCTGGTTGTCAAACGTGGCGATGATTATCATCTGAGCTATCACTTTGTGACACTTGGTGAATATGTAAAAAACCAAAGCGACCTCTATACTGCTGGTAAAGAACGTGTTAACGGACTCGCGGAAGATACCGGTGAGTTTGCTCATTTGATGACCGAACAGTTTGGATATGGAGTTCATCTATTCAAATCACAGGGAGATCAAGCAGTTGGAGAACCCTATCATATCCGAAATCTCCAGCGCCGTGATTATTTACATTATTCAGCAGCTGGTAAGGCGATTCTCTCACGACTTCCTACCGAACGAATCCGATCGATAATTGCAGAACGCGGCTTACCTCAGCGAACAGAAAACACAATCACCTCTGAAAGTGAACTTCTCGATCAACTTGAGACAATCCGCGAACGAGGATACGCGTTCAATGATGAAGAAGAAATTGATGGGCTACGGGCTGTTGCTGCTCCAATTGACACTGACTCTTTGGATACAGTCGGTGCAATCAGTCTCTCTGCACCCATAAGCCGATTTAGTGGTCAGTATTATCGAGATGAAATCCCCGAAATGATCATGCATGCGGCCAACCTTATTGAACTAGATATTGAAACCACAAACAAATAA
- the bioB gene encoding biotin synthase BioB — translation MVDKTGNQTIDDAVERVLSGIKLDRADGLSLISQPVEKLMRAADIVQSRYGDNTVNSCSIVNAKSGGCAEDCQFCAQSASFDTDIETHDLLDPDRILTAAKNAERDGISRFGIVIAGRGVNKLQRPEEWSHIIDAIRRVRRETDLAVDASLGTLTKDEAETLADEGVEHYNHNLETSRRYFSEVVSTHTFDDRLNTLENAKEAGMQLCSGVILGMGESPADRIDAALSLRNLGVSSLPINLLNPIPGTPIGDQMQDTAAISRSQLLKTIAVYRLLHPTANVRIAGGREANITYDKQHQLFEAGADGLVTGDYLTTEGQSPEKDATIIRRSGMEPDMNINPTTNR, via the coding sequence ATGGTTGACAAAACTGGAAATCAGACAATTGATGACGCTGTCGAGCGTGTCTTATCCGGGATCAAGCTAGATCGAGCTGACGGGTTATCACTGATTTCACAGCCGGTTGAAAAACTAATGAGAGCAGCGGACATTGTCCAGTCACGATACGGAGATAATACTGTTAACTCATGTAGTATTGTCAATGCTAAATCCGGCGGATGCGCCGAAGACTGTCAGTTTTGTGCGCAGTCTGCATCTTTTGACACGGATATTGAGACCCATGACCTGCTTGATCCTGACCGCATTCTTACGGCAGCAAAGAATGCAGAGCGCGATGGTATCTCTCGGTTTGGGATCGTCATCGCTGGTAGAGGAGTAAATAAGCTACAGCGCCCAGAAGAGTGGTCCCATATTATTGATGCCATCCGGCGTGTCCGCCGTGAAACTGATCTTGCCGTTGATGCAAGTCTTGGAACACTAACCAAAGACGAAGCCGAAACACTCGCTGATGAAGGGGTTGAGCACTACAATCATAACCTTGAGACATCACGACGGTACTTCTCTGAGGTTGTTTCTACTCACACATTTGACGACCGACTGAATACACTTGAGAACGCCAAAGAGGCTGGTATGCAGCTATGCTCTGGTGTTATTCTGGGGATGGGTGAATCCCCAGCTGACCGCATTGATGCGGCTCTGAGCCTCCGTAATTTAGGCGTTTCATCTTTGCCAATTAACCTTCTTAATCCAATCCCCGGAACTCCAATAGGCGATCAGATGCAGGATACAGCAGCGATCTCCCGATCACAACTACTCAAGACAATTGCCGTATATCGTCTTCTTCATCCGACTGCTAATGTACGTATTGCTGGTGGCCGTGAAGCTAATATCACGTATGATAAGCAACATCAACTGTTTGAAGCAGGAGCAGATGGACTGGTCACCGGTGATTATCTCACAACTGAGGGCCAGTCGCCTGAGAAAGATGCGACAATTATCCGCCGTTCTGGCATGGAGCCTGACATGAATATCAATCCTACTACTAATCGCTAA
- a CDS encoding electron transfer flavoprotein subunit beta/FixA family protein, with protein MKIAVIVREVSVVPDKFEITGNKIEEKYVEHELNEWDNYAVEEAVQISEQQEGTEVVVITIGPERTEEIIRTCLAKGADRGIRIWDETLAEMDFIDVDARTKILSAGLAAEDPDLILTGAQTGDEELGAVGVHLATRLNYGWAAIVNQTLLDEDQIRVHRELEGGMIEKTDIDLPAVLTIQTGINEPRYASIRGIRAAQRKTLDLKSLDDLGINGKELGSCIEIKDVYIPEVDEKATLWSGDPEETAEQLSDYLVENEVVST; from the coding sequence ATGAAGATAGCAGTAATTGTTAGAGAGGTAAGTGTCGTTCCAGATAAATTCGAAATTACTGGAAATAAGATTGAAGAAAAGTATGTAGAGCACGAACTGAATGAATGGGACAACTACGCAGTCGAGGAAGCTGTGCAGATTAGTGAGCAGCAGGAAGGTACAGAAGTTGTGGTTATAACAATAGGCCCCGAGCGGACAGAGGAGATAATCCGAACGTGTCTTGCTAAAGGGGCGGACAGAGGTATACGAATTTGGGACGAGACGCTCGCAGAGATGGACTTCATTGATGTCGACGCCCGGACAAAGATACTTTCTGCAGGGCTGGCAGCAGAGGACCCCGACCTCATTCTAACAGGTGCACAAACAGGTGACGAAGAGTTGGGTGCAGTTGGGGTGCACTTAGCGACACGACTTAATTATGGATGGGCAGCGATTGTGAATCAAACACTGCTTGATGAAGATCAAATACGGGTACACCGAGAGTTAGAAGGTGGCATGATCGAAAAGACAGATATCGACTTACCGGCTGTGTTAACGATACAAACAGGCATAAACGAACCACGATACGCAAGCATTCGCGGGATTCGGGCAGCACAGCGAAAGACGCTTGACCTGAAGTCACTGGACGACCTCGGAATAAATGGTAAAGAACTTGGTTCGTGTATTGAGATTAAAGATGTATACATACCAGAAGTAGATGAGAAGGCAACACTTTGGAGTGGGGATCCAGAAGAGACTGCTGAACAGTTATCTGACTATCTCGTAGAAAATGAGGTTGTAAGCACATGA
- the rdfA gene encoding rod-determining factor RdfA, which yields MNSCCKVGRVIEEYNLQDAVQADSVDEYLLRRWNGTEDYPETGLRPLRDWFNKKIIETTYEEHEVSIVDSRLKSDYQTLDSGEELERQGLLDELEAKGIDSEELISNLISTSTLYRHLTNCLEGNKERDEAKRSNWQKERVEYVEDIVEENMQEIISSLGSGDSLYKADDIPIKTQIIVECPVCGTQSRIEKVLRDKEICSEHAILTESSKNNQQ from the coding sequence ATGAATTCTTGTTGTAAAGTTGGTCGGGTGATTGAAGAATACAACTTACAGGATGCGGTGCAGGCAGACAGTGTTGATGAATATCTACTCAGACGATGGAACGGAACAGAAGATTACCCAGAGACAGGCCTACGACCACTTCGAGATTGGTTCAACAAAAAGATAATTGAAACGACCTATGAGGAACACGAGGTAAGCATTGTAGATTCTCGGCTTAAGTCAGATTACCAAACACTAGATAGCGGAGAAGAGCTTGAGCGACAAGGCTTACTCGATGAACTTGAAGCAAAGGGGATAGACAGCGAGGAACTAATAAGTAATCTAATATCAACATCAACATTATACCGACACCTAACGAATTGTTTGGAAGGAAATAAAGAGCGAGATGAGGCAAAAAGGTCAAACTGGCAAAAAGAGCGAGTAGAATATGTGGAGGATATCGTTGAAGAGAATATGCAAGAGATCATTTCATCGCTTGGTTCTGGGGATTCACTCTATAAAGCTGATGATATACCGATTAAGACGCAAATAATTGTAGAGTGTCCTGTATGCGGAACACAGTCTCGAATAGAAAAAGTCCTTCGTGATAAGGAGATCTGCTCAGAACATGCTATATTAACGGAAAGTAGCAAGAACAACCAGCAGTAA
- a CDS encoding electron transfer flavoprotein subunit alpha/FixB family protein: MSDVLIIPDHRQGSFRESSLRLATAGQQLAAETGGELHAAVINGEAVKLSKEFQCAGIDTIYAVTDGRHFNHDTYVHAIREIGKQCDPKYILTPNSVNGLDFAPAVAKKLNMPILTDVINFAYDGKLAVTRETHGAKIQTKMRIKSDQSVLTIRSSEWEKASRGGNPTVTSMDISPPDDEIYSAVTGLRSTSNGDIDITDADFVVSVGRGIESKENIELIREFAESAGATLAASRPIVDNGWLPPSRQVGQSGKTVSPNVYLAVGVSGAVQHVAGIQDANTIIAINEDPEAPIFDIADYGIVDDLFDVVPQLTKSVKENV; encoded by the coding sequence ATGAGTGACGTGTTGATCATCCCAGATCATCGTCAGGGGTCATTTCGTGAATCTTCACTCCGACTTGCTACTGCTGGACAACAACTAGCAGCAGAAACAGGAGGAGAGCTTCACGCAGCAGTTATCAATGGAGAGGCGGTGAAACTATCTAAAGAATTTCAGTGCGCAGGGATTGATACAATTTATGCAGTTACTGATGGTAGGCACTTCAATCACGATACATATGTGCATGCGATCCGTGAGATAGGAAAGCAATGTGACCCAAAGTATATTTTGACACCAAATTCGGTCAACGGGCTCGACTTTGCGCCGGCAGTTGCTAAAAAACTGAATATGCCGATATTGACGGACGTCATCAATTTTGCGTATGATGGAAAGCTAGCAGTAACTCGAGAGACACACGGGGCAAAAATCCAGACGAAGATGCGTATCAAAAGTGATCAAAGCGTCCTGACAATTCGGAGTTCTGAATGGGAAAAAGCAAGTAGAGGTGGTAATCCAACGGTGACATCAATGGACATCTCCCCTCCAGACGATGAAATATACAGTGCCGTGACAGGATTGAGATCCACGTCAAATGGGGACATAGACATCACTGATGCTGATTTTGTTGTTTCAGTTGGTCGTGGGATCGAAAGTAAAGAAAATATTGAGTTAATTAGAGAGTTTGCTGAATCAGCTGGTGCAACACTTGCAGCGTCTCGGCCGATTGTCGACAATGGATGGTTACCACCAAGTCGGCAGGTTGGTCAGTCAGGGAAAACTGTATCACCGAATGTTTATCTCGCTGTGGGAGTCTCAGGAGCAGTACAGCACGTCGCAGGGATACAAGATGCAAACACAATCATTGCGATAAATGAAGACCCTGAGGCGCCGATCTTTGATATTGCAGATTACGGCATCGTTGACGACCTTTTTGATGTCGTTCCTCAACTAACAAAGTCAGTCAAAGAGAACGTATAA